A single window of Methanothermobacter marburgensis str. Marburg DNA harbors:
- a CDS encoding YhgE/Pip domain-containing protein yields MKKALEIFWNDIKTVKNSPVVLFVIAVIICIPALYAVFNIQATLDPYSKTSNIKVAVVNEDRGVNFEGEKLNVGAEFVDELRNNRNFDWQFVDRSEAMNGLREGDYYAVLIIPGNFSSDLLSIKNGTPRQASIEYIVNDKLNPVAPRITNAGADALQAKINSEVVKTIDGIIFGKISSAGELARANRDDILRTKKFISELNANLGKIDETLSTANSDLEKGQNLWSGLKSDLPEIQENANFVKEKYSLLESYIGKDPAKALSTVQSMESHLSEAIASMKYLKAVLGSLYSATGDPKLKTAMDQIDANIQKANSVLGILEGIETDLKTKGTTERLVKLRESLNKMDSALNKLMDNRAQIDAAMRDASSKLGIANSKWPVMRSAIQDAHRKLGMISEDDLNSLVRLADIDPSAVREYFRSPVKMEKEHIYPVKNYGSALAPFYIPISLWIGGIIAVAMISMRVKYGEYSSIQVYFGRMGLFIIIAICQALVVAAGALLLQVQITGTLLFLLTALYVSICSMLIIYSLTSALGNAGKALSIIILVLQITGTGGIFPVELLPPFFQAIHPYLPLTYAVGALREVVAGVIWSIYWKNMALLALFPVVTFLITVLVKEKMDKRAHWMESKLEESGLF; encoded by the coding sequence ATGAAAAAAGCCCTGGAAATATTCTGGAATGACATCAAGACCGTTAAAAACAGTCCTGTGGTGCTATTCGTCATTGCAGTGATTATCTGTATCCCGGCACTGTATGCAGTTTTCAACATACAGGCAACCCTCGACCCATACTCAAAGACATCCAACATCAAGGTTGCGGTGGTCAATGAGGACAGGGGAGTGAATTTTGAGGGTGAAAAGCTCAATGTGGGTGCAGAATTCGTGGATGAACTCAGGAATAACAGGAACTTCGACTGGCAGTTCGTTGATCGGTCAGAGGCCATGAATGGACTCAGGGAGGGGGACTACTACGCCGTACTCATAATACCAGGAAACTTCAGCTCAGACCTCCTGTCCATCAAGAACGGCACCCCCAGGCAGGCCAGCATCGAGTACATAGTGAATGACAAGCTGAACCCTGTGGCTCCACGAATAACGAACGCAGGGGCAGATGCACTTCAGGCAAAGATAAACAGTGAAGTCGTTAAGACCATTGACGGAATAATATTCGGTAAGATAAGCAGTGCCGGTGAACTTGCAAGGGCAAACAGGGATGATATCCTCAGGACAAAGAAATTCATCAGCGAACTAAATGCAAACCTTGGTAAAATCGATGAAACCCTCAGCACAGCAAATTCAGATCTCGAAAAGGGGCAGAACCTCTGGTCAGGGCTAAAGAGTGATTTGCCAGAAATTCAGGAAAACGCAAACTTTGTGAAGGAGAAATACAGTCTACTGGAGAGTTACATTGGAAAAGACCCTGCTAAGGCTCTATCAACAGTCCAGTCCATGGAGTCCCATCTTTCAGAGGCAATAGCCTCAATGAAATACCTGAAGGCCGTTCTTGGCAGTTTATATTCCGCCACCGGGGATCCTAAGTTAAAAACAGCGATGGACCAGATAGACGCCAATATCCAGAAGGCCAACTCAGTTCTGGGCATACTTGAGGGTATAGAGACAGACCTCAAAACAAAGGGGACCACAGAACGCCTTGTGAAGCTCAGAGAATCCCTCAACAAAATGGACAGTGCACTGAACAAGCTCATGGATAACAGGGCACAGATAGATGCTGCCATGAGGGATGCGTCATCAAAACTGGGCATTGCAAACTCCAAGTGGCCAGTTATGCGGTCAGCGATTCAGGACGCCCACAGAAAGCTTGGCATGATCAGTGAGGATGACCTCAACAGCCTTGTGAGACTGGCTGACATTGATCCTTCCGCTGTGAGGGAATACTTCAGAAGCCCTGTGAAGATGGAGAAGGAGCACATCTACCCTGTGAAGAATTACGGATCCGCGCTTGCACCCTTCTACATACCCATATCCCTCTGGATAGGAGGTATTATCGCAGTTGCAATGATAAGCATGAGGGTGAAGTACGGTGAATACAGCAGCATACAGGTGTACTTTGGAAGGATGGGGCTCTTCATCATAATAGCCATCTGTCAGGCCCTTGTTGTTGCAGCCGGAGCCCTGCTCCTCCAGGTGCAGATAACAGGAACGTTGCTGTTTCTGCTGACAGCCCTCTATGTGAGCATCTGTTCCATGCTCATAATCTATTCCCTCACATCTGCCCTGGGGAACGCAGGAAAGGCCCTCTCAATAATAATTCTGGTGCTTCAGATCACGGGTACAGGGGGCATATTCCCTGTTGAACTCCTGCCACCATTTTTCCAGGCGATCCACCCGTACCTTCCACTCACCTACGCTGTGGGTGCTCTGAGGGAGGTGGTCGCTGGTGTGATCTGGAGTATCTACTGGAAGAACATGGCACTTCTTGCCCTCTTCCCCGTGGTGACCTTCCTTATCACGGTACTTGTAAAGGAGAAAATGGATAAAAGGGCCCACTGGATGGAGAGCAAACTAGAAGAAAGCGGTCTTTTCTGA
- a CDS encoding sodium:solute symporter family protein, translating into MDFLVLGIVVLIYFLLVGYVGYVAWRRTETSEDYMVAGRKTHPYIMAMSYGATFISTAAIVGFGGMAGVFGMGILWLVFLNILVGIFIAFVFFGKRTRKMGHNMSALTFPEFLGRRFNSRFLQSFGGAIIFLGMPLYASVVLIGAARFIETTLGLNFNIALILMAVIVAVYVVLGGIRGVMYTDALQGTIMFLGMIFLVVSTYYILGGVVDAHQALTSMSHLVPAKASALGATGWTSMPVYGSPYWWTLLSTIILGVGVGVLAQPQLIVRFMTVRSNRELNRGVLIGALFIFVMTWSAYVVGALSNVYFFKKAGVIALQAAGGNADKIIPVFINSAMPEWFSYIFMLTLLSAAMSTLSAQFHVQGTAIGRDVYETIRNRKGERSVLIARGGIIIAVLIAVVLGYLLPGSIIAQGTALFFGICAASFLSVYAAAIFWRRATREGAIAGMVSGAIVSLLWLLFEYKKTAEALGIAKAIFGGPVISSMPWPVVDPILIGVPVSAIFMVVVSLLTEPPSREHVERCFEGV; encoded by the coding sequence ATGGATTTTCTGGTACTGGGTATCGTTGTTCTCATCTACTTCCTTCTTGTGGGCTACGTTGGTTATGTGGCCTGGAGGAGGACGGAGACCTCAGAGGACTACATGGTGGCCGGTAGGAAGACCCATCCTTACATCATGGCCATGAGTTACGGCGCCACGTTTATAAGTACGGCGGCGATTGTGGGTTTTGGTGGTATGGCCGGTGTGTTTGGGATGGGGATACTCTGGCTGGTGTTTCTCAACATACTTGTGGGTATTTTCATTGCCTTTGTGTTCTTTGGTAAGCGCACGAGGAAGATGGGTCATAACATGTCTGCCCTCACCTTCCCGGAGTTCCTGGGGAGGAGGTTCAATAGCAGGTTCCTCCAGTCATTTGGGGGGGCCATAATATTCCTGGGAATGCCACTCTACGCATCAGTGGTCCTTATAGGGGCCGCAAGATTTATTGAAACTACCCTCGGGCTTAACTTCAACATAGCCCTCATCCTGATGGCTGTTATTGTTGCTGTTTATGTCGTGCTGGGAGGTATACGTGGTGTGATGTATACTGATGCCCTTCAGGGTACCATAATGTTTCTGGGTATGATTTTCCTGGTTGTGTCAACCTATTACATTCTTGGTGGTGTGGTGGATGCTCATCAGGCCCTCACCAGCATGTCTCATCTGGTGCCTGCAAAGGCCAGTGCTCTGGGTGCAACTGGCTGGACCAGCATGCCTGTTTATGGCAGCCCCTACTGGTGGACCCTCCTGTCAACCATAATACTCGGTGTGGGTGTGGGTGTCCTTGCCCAGCCACAGCTAATAGTGAGGTTCATGACGGTGAGGTCCAACAGGGAGCTCAACAGGGGTGTTCTGATAGGCGCACTCTTCATATTCGTGATGACCTGGAGCGCCTATGTGGTCGGGGCCCTTTCAAACGTTTACTTCTTCAAAAAGGCAGGTGTAATTGCCCTTCAGGCTGCTGGCGGCAATGCGGATAAGATAATACCTGTCTTTATCAATTCTGCCATGCCTGAGTGGTTCTCCTATATCTTCATGCTGACCCTGCTCTCTGCCGCAATGTCCACACTCAGCGCACAGTTCCATGTGCAGGGTACAGCCATAGGAAGGGATGTGTATGAGACCATAAGAAACAGAAAGGGCGAAAGGTCAGTCCTCATAGCAAGGGGCGGTATTATCATTGCGGTTCTGATCGCGGTTGTTCTGGGCTACCTGCTGCCAGGGAGTATAATTGCGCAGGGGACGGCTCTCTTCTTTGGTATTTGCGCTGCTTCCTTCCTGTCGGTTTATGCTGCGGCTATTTTCTGGAGGAGGGCCACCCGTGAGGGCGCGATTGCAGGTATGGTTTCAGGCGCCATCGTGAGCCTCTTATGGCTTCTTTTCGAGTATAAGAAGACTGCGGAGGCTCTTGGGATTGCCAAGGCCATCTTTGGAGGTCCTGTTATTTCTTCGATGCCCTGGCCTGTTGTTGACCCGATACTGATTGGGGTGCCTGTCTCAGCGATCTTCATGGTTGTTGTGAGTCTTCTTACGGAGCCACCGTCCCGTGAGCATGTTGAGAGATGTTTTGAGGGAGTCTGA
- a CDS encoding PRC-barrel domain-containing protein produces the protein MRIVEEIIGKEVLDSSATVIGKVKDVEVDIESQTIEALVLGKGGISEGLGLSKGETIVPYEMVKKIGDKILLRGGEE, from the coding sequence ATGAGGATAGTTGAAGAAATAATCGGCAAAGAGGTTCTTGACAGTTCCGCAACGGTGATAGGCAAGGTAAAGGACGTTGAGGTTGACATAGAATCCCAGACAATAGAGGCACTCGTTCTTGGAAAGGGTGGAATATCAGAGGGTCTTGGGCTATCAAAAGGCGAGACAATAGTTCCCTACGAGATGGTTAAAAAGATAGGGGACAAGATACTCCTAAGGGGCGGCGAGGAATAA
- a CDS encoding symporter small accessory protein, whose product MVLGIPDPWVWSAYLLCILVTVFCVLYGIVNWNRGGEDEEEQIMEELQWEEEEKKMEEDELGL is encoded by the coding sequence ATGGTGCTTGGTATACCTGATCCCTGGGTCTGGAGTGCTTACCTCCTCTGCATCCTTGTGACGGTTTTCTGTGTACTTTATGGTATTGTGAACTGGAACCGTGGAGGTGAGGATGAGGAGGAGCAGATAATGGAGGAACTCCAGTGGGAGGAAGAAGAGAAGAAGATGGAAGAGGATGAACTGGGCCTCTAG
- a CDS encoding phenylacetate--CoA ligase: MIWNPEAECMSQEEKQELQLRRLQETVKRAYENVPYYNKRLNDLEVFPEDIETLDDIEKLPFTTKNDLRDAYPFGMFAVPDEDIVEVHTSSGTTGKPVVSGYTRRDLEIWSEVMARSLTMGMATKKDRIQNCYGYGLFTGGLGVHYGAQKIGATVIPISAGNTKRQIEIMQDFGTTIITCTPSYALYLAEVLEKEGVDIESLNLKSGIFGAEMWTEEMRNAIEERLGLTALNIYGLTEIIGPGVAQECTEKNGLHIFEDHFYPEIIDPKTEEKLPYGRKGELVLTTLTREGMPILRFRTKDITALRNDECGCGRTLVRMDRITGRSDDMLKIRGVIVFPSQIERALLKIKGLEPHYQIVVTRPEFLDELEVQVEASPKLFSDEVKHVEEARRMIEKHIHSEIGLRVNVTLVEPGSLPRSEGKAIRVIDKRKFD, from the coding sequence ATGATATGGAACCCTGAAGCAGAATGCATGAGTCAGGAAGAAAAACAGGAATTACAGCTCAGGAGACTGCAGGAGACAGTTAAAAGGGCCTATGAAAACGTGCCATACTACAACAAACGTTTAAACGATTTAGAGGTGTTTCCAGAGGACATAGAAACACTGGATGATATAGAGAAGCTGCCCTTCACCACAAAGAATGACCTCAGGGACGCATACCCCTTCGGGATGTTTGCAGTGCCAGATGAGGATATAGTGGAGGTCCACACATCATCAGGAACCACCGGTAAGCCAGTTGTTTCCGGTTACACCAGGAGGGACCTTGAAATATGGTCGGAGGTAATGGCGAGATCCCTGACCATGGGGATGGCAACAAAGAAGGACCGTATACAGAACTGCTATGGGTACGGGCTTTTCACAGGGGGCCTTGGTGTCCACTACGGGGCCCAGAAGATCGGGGCGACCGTCATCCCAATCTCAGCGGGTAACACCAAGAGGCAGATCGAGATAATGCAGGACTTCGGGACCACAATAATAACATGCACACCCTCCTATGCACTCTACCTTGCAGAGGTCCTTGAAAAGGAGGGCGTCGACATTGAAAGTCTGAACCTCAAATCAGGCATATTCGGTGCCGAGATGTGGACCGAAGAAATGAGAAATGCCATAGAGGAAAGGCTGGGACTCACCGCCCTCAACATCTATGGCCTCACAGAGATAATAGGGCCAGGAGTCGCCCAGGAGTGTACCGAGAAGAACGGCCTCCACATATTTGAGGATCACTTCTACCCTGAGATAATAGACCCTAAAACAGAAGAGAAACTCCCCTATGGCAGGAAGGGGGAGCTGGTACTCACAACACTCACAAGGGAGGGTATGCCAATCCTCAGGTTCAGGACAAAGGATATAACAGCCCTCAGGAACGATGAATGCGGTTGCGGCCGTACCCTTGTGAGGATGGACAGAATAACCGGTAGAAGCGACGACATGCTCAAGATCAGGGGTGTCATTGTCTTCCCATCACAGATCGAAAGGGCCCTCCTCAAGATAAAGGGTCTTGAACCACACTACCAGATAGTGGTCACAAGGCCCGAGTTTCTGGATGAGCTTGAGGTCCAGGTTGAAGCGTCCCCCAAACTCTTCTCCGATGAGGTTAAACATGTGGAAGAGGCCAGAAGGATGATAGAGAAGCATATACACAGCGAAATAGGTCTGCGTGTTAACGTCACACTTGTGGAGCCAGGAAGCCTTCCAAGAAGTGAGGGTAAAGCCATAAGGGTAATAGATAAGAGGAAATTTGACTAA